The genomic DNA CGCGCCACGGTCACGAAGGCGGCGAGGTCGGTGAGATCCCGGGTCATCGTTCGAGAATCCGCACAGGCCGTGCCGATTGTCACGGCTTATCGGCGCAAAACCGGGCGTCTACATCCGGGGCGCCCACAGGAGATACGTCATGACCGACATCGCGCAGGCCGGGACCTTCGCCCTCGGCGACCGCACCGTGAAGCGGCTCGGCTACGGGGCCATGCAGCTCGCCGGGCCCGGCGTGTTCGGGCCGCCCGAGGACCGCGCCGCCGCGGTCGCGGTGCTCCGGGAAGCCGTGGCGGCGGGCGTCGACCACATCGACACCAGCGACTTCTACGGGCCGCACGTCACCAACCGGATCATCCGCGAGGCGCTGCACCCCTACCCGGACGGGCTCGTGATCGTCACCAAGGTCGGCGCCAGGCGCGGGGCCGACGCCTCGTGGAACCCGGCCTTCTCGGCCGAGGAGCTCACCCAGGCGGTCCACGACAACCTGCGCAACCTCGACGTCGACGCCCTCGACGTGGTCAACCTGCGCCTGATGTTCGACGTCCACGGGCCGGCAGAGGGCCCGATCGAGGCGCCGCTCACCGTGCTGGCGGATCTTCAGCGCCAGGGGCTGATCCGCCGGATCGGCCTGAGCAACGCCACGCCGCGTCAGGTCGCCGAGGGGCGCCGGATCACCGACATCGTCTGCGTGCAGAACCAGTACAACCTCGCGCACCGGGGCGACGACGCCTTCATCGACGATCTGGCGGCGGCCGGGATCGCCTACGTGCCGTTCTTCCCGCTGGGCGGGTTCAGCCCGCTGCAATCGGGCACGCTGTCCGAGGTCGCGGCCGGGCTCGGCGCGACGCCGATGCAGGTGGCGCTGACGTGGCTGCTGCGCCGGTCGCCCAACATCCTGCTGATCCCGGGGACCTCCTCGCTCGGCCATCTGCGCGAGAACCTCGCGGCGGCCGCGCTCGCGCTCCCGGATGAGGCGATGGCGGCGCTGGATCGGATCGGGGCGGCGTGAACGGTTCCCGTCCGGCCGCTTCGGTTGCGCTCTCCCTCCCCGTCATCGCGAGCGCAGCGAAGTGACCCAGGGCCGCGCGACGACGGTCGGCGTCGCGCTGTCTGGAGTGCCTCGCTCCACTCGCAAGGACGGCGGTGCCGCAACGATCGACCCGGCGCCTACTTCGCCGTCATATCGGCGAGCATCGGGCAGCCGCCCTCGCTCATCGGGCGGAACGCCTGCTCGGCCGGGATCGTCTCGAGCACCTTGTAGAGGTCCCACGCGCCCTTCGACTCGGCGGGCGCCTTGGCCTCGAACAGGTACATCGGGTGGATCTTGCGCCCGTCCGGCCGGATCGTGCCCTTGCCGAACAGCGGGTCGTCGGTCGGCAGCTCCTTCATCTTGGCGACCACGGCGGCGCCGTCCCTGGCCGAGTGCAGGGCCGCCACCGCCTTCAGGTAGTGGAGCGTGCTGGCGTAGACGCCCGCCTGGTACGAGGTCGGCTTCTTGCCGGGCATGCGCTTCTCGAACCGCTCCGCGAAGGCCCGGGTGCCGTCGTTGAGGTCCCAGTAGAACGAGGCGGTGAAGGCGAGGCCCTGCGCCACGTCCAGGCCCAGCGAGTGGATGTCGGTGATGGCGATCAGCAGGGCCGCGAGCGTCTGGCCGCCCTGGCGGATGCCGAACTCGTGCGCCTGCTTGATGGCGTTGGCGGCGTCGAGGCCGGCATCGGCCAGCCCGATCACCTGCGCGCCCGAGGCCTGGGCCTGGAGGAGGAACGAGGAGAAGTCCGGGTTCGGGAACGGCGTGCGCACGCCGCCGACGACCTTGCCGCCGTTCTTCTCCACCACCGCCTTGG from Methylobacterium radiotolerans JCM 2831 includes the following:
- a CDS encoding aldo/keto reductase family oxidoreductase is translated as MTDIAQAGTFALGDRTVKRLGYGAMQLAGPGVFGPPEDRAAAVAVLREAVAAGVDHIDTSDFYGPHVTNRIIREALHPYPDGLVIVTKVGARRGADASWNPAFSAEELTQAVHDNLRNLDVDALDVVNLRLMFDVHGPAEGPIEAPLTVLADLQRQGLIRRIGLSNATPRQVAEGRRITDIVCVQNQYNLAHRGDDAFIDDLAAAGIAYVPFFPLGGFSPLQSGTLSEVAAGLGATPMQVALTWLLRRSPNILLIPGTSSLGHLRENLAAAALALPDEAMAALDRIGAA
- a CDS encoding ABC transporter substrate-binding protein; the protein is MTLRHRAAALLGSLCALGAGAALAADLVPVKIGVLNDRSGVYFDSTGEGSVVAARMAVEDFKPEAHGLKVEVVAADHQNKPDVGASITRQWYDRDGVDAVFDVPTSSVALAIAQITKEKNKAFINSGGGTADLTGPACTPNTVHWTYDTAALANGTGKAILKRGGKSWYFITADYAFGLALERDTKAVVEKNGGKVVGGVRTPFPNPDFSSFLLQAQASGAQVIGLADAGLDAANAIKQAHEFGIRQGGQTLAALLIAITDIHSLGLDVAQGLAFTASFYWDLNDGTRAFAERFEKRMPGKKPTSYQAGVYASTLHYLKAVAALHSARDGAAVVAKMKELPTDDPLFGKGTIRPDGRKIHPMYLFEAKAPAESKGAWDLYKVLETIPAEQAFRPMSEGGCPMLADMTAK